The segment GTGGGCTTCCGCTCCACCCGCGTGCGCACCCTCACCGGCCACCTCGTCACGATCCCCAACGGCAAGCTGGCCGACAGTGCGATCGAAAACGTCTCCCGTCGCCCCCACATCCGCCGCATCTTCAACGTAACCGTCACCTACGACACGCCGCCGGAGAAAATCGGCGAAGCGAAACAGATCCTCCGCGACCTGCTTTACGACGAAGAAAAGTCGATGAAGAACTGGCCGGGCGACATGGTGCCCCGCATCTACTTCAACGAGCTCAACTCCGACTCGCTGAACATCATGGTCATCTACTGGTTCGCCCCCCCCGCCTACTGGGACTACATGGAGTATACCGACTGGCTCAACACCGAGGTGATCCGCCGCTTCAACGACGCCGGTATCGACTTTGCCTTCCCCTCGCAAACCCTCTACCTCGCGGGCGACGACAACCGCCCGATCAGCATCGGCGTGCGCGGCCTGCCCGAAGCCAAGGAAGAAAAGGCAGGCAAGGCAGACGAGCCCAAAGGCCCGCCCAGCCAAGCTGGCGGCGACAGCCCTTCGCTGCCCCCCGCCTGAGGCATCGGCAAACCTCCGCCCTCTCTTATCGCCCCGTGAACAACGGGGCTTTTTCGTGCTCACGCTCCACGTGGTCGAACTCCAGCGGGGCTTCTTCCTCTTGGATCAGCACCTTCGTCGGCTGCTTGCGCGGGGCCGCTGCCGCCACCTTCACCGGAGTCGCGTGTGCTTGCGAGAGCTGCAGCCCCGTCAACGCTTCCAAAGCCTCGACCGACTCCGTCAACGCCTCCACCTGGCGGCTCAACTCCTCGGATGCGGCCGCGTTTTCCTCCGCCATTGCGGCGCTGGACTGCGTGATCGCATCGATGTCGTGCATGGCCTGGCTGATCTGGGTGATGCCATTCTTCTGCTCGGTCGAAGCCGTCGAAATCTCGCGCACAATGGTATCGACCGACGCCACCTTGCGCACGATCTCCTGCAGGCTTGCGCCCAAGGTCGAGCTGATCTCCGTGCCCCGGCGGCTGCGGTTGACGGATTCCTCGATCAACGTCGAAGTCTCGCGGGCCGCCTGCGCACTACGCCTGGCCAGGCTGCGGACTTCTTCGGCCACGACCGCAAACCCCGCGCCTGCCTCCCCCGCCCGGGCGGCCTCGACGGCGGCATTGAGCGCCAGCATGTTGGTCTGGAAAGCAATCTCGTCGATCGAGTGCACGATGCGGGCGATGTTGTCGCTCGATGCCTGGATGTCGGCCATCGCCTGCGTCATACGCTCCACATCGGCCGCCCCCGTCTGGGCCGCCTGGCGCGCCTCACTCGTCAGGCGCGAAGACTCCTGCGCACTCTGGGCATTGCGCGTCGTCACGCTCGACATCTCTTCCAGCGAAGCCGTCGTCTGCTCCAGCGCGGCCGCCTGACGAGATGCGCCGTCCGCCAGATCCTGCGTCGAGCGGTTGATCTCCGAAGTCGCCAGCGAAGTCTCCCGCGTGGCGTTGTACATCTTCTCGATCGCCGCCACCAGCGGGCGCTCGATAAAGCGACGGTTAAAGTAAGCGAACGATACGAGTGCCACCAGCAACACCACCGCGCCGGAGAGGGAAATATGCTGGATATCGTCCAACACCGCCGCGCTGTCGTGCAACGGGGCGCTGATGATGAAGGCCCCCTTCAAGTCGCCCACCTGCATCCCCTCCATCGGGAAGCCCAGCAAATCCTTGCCATCGCCCGAGGCGCTTTGCGCAGGGTTGCCATGGCACTGCAGGCAGCCCTTGGTCAACGTTACCGGGTAAGCGAAGACGAGCCGCTCGTTGGCCTTGTCTTCCTCGAAAACCGATTCGGCCCCCTGGGCAAACTGTTCGAAATACGGCAAGTCCTCCGCCTTGGCCTGGTAAGCCTCGTTGCGCGCCGGCAAGTCCGGCCTCGCCACCACGCGAAAGTCATACCCCTTTTCCTCGGCTGCGCGGCCGATGGACGTCCACGTCGCCACGATCGGGATCGAGGTGTAGAGCGGCGTCTCGTGGTAAAAATCCCGGATCGGCACCTCCGGCCGCTCCGCCTGCGTCCGCGCCACCACCGCCGGCAAGTCGATCACGCCCGAGCGGTGCAGCTCTTCCATATTGGCGCGCACCTTTCCTGCATCGATCACCATGCCCTGCATCGTCTTTTGGGCCTCATGCACCCGGTTCTCCCGAGCGATGAAATACACCGTGCCGATGGCAGACACGATGGTGACGACGACCGTCACAGCGGCCGCCAGCAGGATCTTGTTTTGAAGCTTCATAGGGTCAGGTGAGGGATAGCGAGTGCTCGTATTACAAGATCGCCTGCCCGCCCCGACACCTAAGCCCCGTAATGGGCTATAATGACCACGACGTTTGTAAAAATCAGCCAAAAACCGTTCAAATCTCTCAAATAGCTCATCACCTCCCGTTTCCCTCCGCTCACCGCCCCCTACTGCCATCCCCCTTCAGCCACGAGGCCGCTCACCGGTTGCATCTTGCCCTTGCCCTGAAGCCAAAAACGTCGCACGCTATCTGGCTCGCCTTCAAGAGGCCGTGTTTCTATGAACGTTTCCGCACAACGAAAGCCGGATCTGGCTGTGATCGACTATGGCATGGGCAACCTGCGCAGCGTCTTGCGCGCATGGGAAAAAGTGGGCGGTGCGCCCCGCCTCGTCGACCATCCAGACGACATCGGGGCCGCCGATGCGCTGATCTTCCCCGGCCAAGGAGCCATCGTCGACGCCATGCGCCGCCTCCAGCAGACCGGCTTTGACCGCGTGATCCGCGACTGGACGGAGGCCGACCGGCCCTTCTTCGGCATCTGCCTCGGCCAGCAGGCCCTCTTCAGCCACTCCGAAGAAGGCGACGTGGCCTGCCTCGGCATTCTCCCCGGCGAAGTGACGCGCTTCCGCTTCCCCCAAGACCGCAGCCTCAAGGTGCCGCACATGGGCTGGAACGCCGTCGAGTGGCGCCTGCGCCTGCCGGCCGACGAGAGCCTTGCGCCCGCCGGCGATCAGTTTTACTTTGTCCACAGCTACTACACCGCCCCCTCACAACCCGAGGTAGTGTGGGGCCGTACCGAATACGGAGGTCTGGAATTCTGCAGCGCCGTGAACCGCGGTCGCCTCTACGCGACCCAGTTTCACCCCGAAAAAAGTCAGGCCAAAGGACTGGCCCTCTACCAGGGCTTCCTGCAAAGCCTCTAATCAATCTCAAATTCCCTCCTCTACTGTTTGACCTGCCGGCCCCAAAGCCCTTATTTCAAACCGAAGTCCCTGCGATCATAGCACTCAACGTCATGCCCACCCCTTCAGACGCACAACCGTCCCCCTCTTCGCTCACCGGCCAACCCGTCGCCAAGATCACCTTGGAAGGGCAGGAATACACCTACCCCGTGCTCGTCGGCACGGAAGGCGAAAAGGCAATCGACACCCGTAAGCTACGCGCCGACACCGGCTACATCACCTTCGACGAAGGGTACGGCAACACGGGCTCCTGCCTCAGCAACATCACCTTTATCGACGGCGAAAAGGGTATCCTCCGCTATCGCGGCTACCCCATCGACCAGCTTGCCGAAGGCGCCTCCTTCCTCTCCGCCGCCTACCTCATCATCTACGGCGAGCTGCCGACGCAGGACCAGCTCGACGGCTTCCGCGACAAGGTGCGCGAGAACGCCAACCTGCACGAAGACTTCAAGCACCACTTCCAGGGCTTCCCGCCCAACAGCCACCCGATGGCCGTGCTCAGCTCCATGCTCAACAGCCTGGGCTGCTACTACCCCGAGATGAGCAGCAACGACCGCGAAAAAGACCTCGCGACCTTCGACGCCGCCGCCGCCCTCCTCATCTCCAAAGTGCGCACCATCGCGGCCATGACCTTCCGCATGCACCAAGGCATGCCCTTCGTCTACCCCCGCCGCGACCTCCGCTACGTGGAAAACTTCCTCCACATGATGTTCACGGAGCCCTACAGCCTCTACGAACCCATCCCGGAAGTCACCCGCGCGCTCGACCTCTTCCTCCTCCTGCACGCCGACCACGAGCAAAACTGCTCCACCTCCACCGTGCGCATGGTCGCCAGCGGCGGCGCCAACCTCTTTGCCAGCGTCTCGGCCGGCGTCTGCGCCCTCTGGGGCCCCCTCCACGGCGGCGCCAACTCGGCCGTGATCCGCATGCTCAGCGACATCCACGCCTCGGGTGACGACGGCAGCCGCTTCATCGAAGCCGCCAAGAACGGCAAGGCCCGCCTCATGGGCTTCGGCCACCGCGTCTACAAGAACTTCGACCCGCGCGCTCAGATCTTCGCCAAAGCCGCCGAAGACCTCCTCAAAGCCCTCGGCAAGAAAGACCCGCTGCTCGACATCGCCAAGCGCCTGCAGGAAGCCGCGCTCGAAGACCCCTACTTCATCGACCGCAAGCTCTACCCCAACGTCGACTTCTACAGCGGCATCGTGCTGCGTGCCATCGGCATCCCCGTCGACATGTATACCGTCATGTTTGCCATCGGCCGCATGCCCGGCTGGATTGCCAACTGGCGCGAAGTTACCGAGACGAGCAAGCGCATCCACCGCCCCCGCCAGATCTACACCGGCCACACCAAGCGCGACTTCCAGGCCATGGAAGAACGCAACGCCTACCACCGCTAACGCGGCAGATCGGCACCCCACCCTTTTCGGCCAGGCAGCGACAACGCTCCTGGCCTTTTTTGTGCGCGGCCATTATCACAAAGTTAGAACGCGGCCGCCTTTGCGCCGCTCCAAGCCCCACGGCCCCCTCCTGGAGCCTCTAAGCCCACCCACACCACTCTCCTCCCCGATGAAAACCTCCTTCCTGGCCTTCGCGCTGCTGCTCCTGATCTGCAGCCCCCAATACCTCGCCGCCGAAGAGACCATCCCCCTGGGCAACGCCGGCCCCGAAGCCGCGAAAACCGAAATCGTCACCCGGATGCACGGCTCCGAAGTCGTCCGCAACGTCACGCAGCCCAGCCTGCTTGCCTACCGACCGGAAAAACCCAATGGCACCGCCGTGGTCGTCGCTCCCGGCGGCGCGCTCATGTTCCTCGCCATCAACCACGAAGGCCGCTGGCTGGCCCAATGGCTGCAAAAACGCGGCATCACCGCCTTCGTCCTCAAATACCGAACCATTCCCACCCCCACCGAACACGAAGCATTTGAACGCGAGATGGGGCAGCTTTTTGGCGGTGACCGCAACCCCGACACGCTCGCGCGCATTCACGAGCAATCGCTGCTCAGCGTGGCCGACGGGCAGGCCGCGATCGCGCACATCCGCCAGCACGCCCAGGAATATGCGATCGACCCACACCGCATCGTCATGATCGGCTTTTCCGCTGGCGGGGCCGTAACGGCAGGAACCGCTCTCCAGCCCGACGCCGAAACCCGCCCAGACTACGCGGCACTGATCTACGGTGCCCCCTCACTCGCAGACCCGGAAAAGGTGCGCCTGCAGTGGGACCAGTCTCCCCCCGTCTTCATGGCCGTAGCAGCCGACGACGGCCTCGTCGCAAGCAGCCAGATCCCCTTCTACCAAAAATTACGCGCGCACGACATCCAGGCCGAGTTGCACATCTACGCCGAAGGGAACCACGGCTTCGGCATGTATGAAAAGGGCACCACCAGCGACCACTGGAAAGACGCCTTTTATTGGTGGCTCCAGGCGCATCAACTGGCCGATCAACCCCTTTACCCAGCCACCGAATAAGAAGCGCCGCTTGCGCCCCCTCAAAACGAAGGGATCGCCGAAGCCGGCACTACCGGTCGATTGGCCCGCATCATCACATACCCGCCCCCCGCATCGCGGAAGCGCTCGTTGGCCACGCGCACGAGGTCTACCGCCCGCCACAGCAACAAGCCAGGCAGACAAGTCGCGCTGAAAGCGAACGCCCAAGGCGACGGCCACCGAAAGGCGACCAAGGCCAGCGCACAAAGCACCACATAGACCAGCCCCGAGCCCCAGCGGCCCACGTAAAAACGGTGCGCCCCCACCTGCCCCAACACGAGGCAGAGAAACAATGTAAAACCATAGCGCAGCCCGCTCTCGCGCCCATAGCTGAGCCGACGCGGAAAGCGGCGCCGCAGAAAGCCAAAACCGAAGGCCAACACCAGCAGACCGAGGTGCCACGTCCAGAGCCCAATCCACGCGGTCTGCAAAGCCGGGGCCAGATGCGAGGCCATCAGCGCCACCTTGTCATCCACCTCGCTCACCTGCAGCTCTTGCCACATACCGAGCAAGGCCAGGACGGCCTGGAGCCCCCCCACCGGCAACACTGCCAGCAAAGCCGCACCCAAGGCGCACCAACTGCGCCAAAACCATTGCTCCGCGTCCATGCAGCTACTTCAGCGCCCCATCCGGCGAGGTCAACCTCGGAAATGCCCTGCCCCGCGCCCCCATCAAAAGCGCAGCCGTTGGTTCTGGAACCCGCACGTAGGGCACTTGCCCACCTCCTCGTGCTGCCGCAGGCTGTAGAGCGTGCCGCACTTCACACAGTGGAAGGCATGCCGCTGGCGCAGCAAGTCGTAATACTCGTGGTCGCGGCGATCGTAGTACAGCCAAAGGGCGGCTATCCCCAAGAGACAGCCGCCCACCAGTAAGGCAAAAAATGTGCTGAGATCCAGCATCGGGACTCAATTGAACGAGCCCGAACGCCGGGTTACTCCGCCTTCTTTTCTTCGGCGGATGCTTCCGCCGGAGCTTCTTCGGCCGTCGCGACCGTTTCGGCTTCCGCCGTGGCCACCGGGGCAGCCTCTTCGGAAGCGGCCTTCACGGCCTTCGGCTTGGCGGAGCCCTTCTTGCGGCTCTTGCTGTAGCCTTCGTCGTCGGCCGAGATGAGCTGGATCAGCGCCATTTCGGCAGCGTCGCCGCGGCGTTGGCCAAGCTTGTAAATACGGGTGTAGCCACCCGGGCGGTTCATGAATTCATCAACCTTCTCATTGAAGAGCATGGCAATGGCCTCTTTGTCGCGCACCCGGGCGATGGCGAGGCGGCGCAGGTAAAGCGCGCGCTCCGGCGTCGGCGCCTGCTTGGCGCGCTTGGCCATCGAAATGATACGCTCGACGAAGGGGCGCAGGGCCTTGGCCTTCACGAGGGTGGTCTGGATCTTGCCGTGGCGCAGCAGGGCGGCGGCGAGGTTGGCGATGAGCGCCTCGCGGTGTTCCTTCTTGCGGCCGAGGATAAAACGGTGATTACGGTGACGCATGGTGGTCTGGTAGTATGCTGGGTATTAGCAGGGCCGCCCTTAAAATTCGTTGCGGCTTTCGAGCAGGCGCTCGTCGATCTTCATACCGAGGCTCAGGCCCAGCTGCTCGAGCTTGGCCTTGATCTCGTTGAGGGACTTCTTGCCGAAATTCCGGTACTTGAGCATCTCCTGCTCCGACTTCATCGCCAGCTCGCCAACCGTTGTGATGTTGGCGTTGTTGAGGCAGTTCGCCGCACGCACGGAAAGCTCGATCTCGTTCACGCTCATGTTGAGCAGCTTGCGGAGCTTGTTCTGCTCCTCGGAGACTTCGCTTTGCTCGTTTTCAAACTCGACGCTCTCCTCGCTCACCTTGTCGAACACATCGAGGTGGTGGCGCAGGATGGCAGCGGCTTGCTTGATGCACTCGTCGGGCGTAATGCGACCGTCGGTCCAGATCTCCAGGATCAGCTTGTCGAAGTCCGTCATCTGGCCCACGCGGGTGTTCTCGACCGTATACTTGACGAGGCGCACGGGGCTGTAGAGCGAGTCGATGGCAATGACGCCGATCGGCTGGTCTTCGGACTTGTTGTCCTCGCCGGGAACGTAACCGCGGCCGATCTTCACCTCAAGCTCCGCGAGGAAGCGTTGGGGCTTGTCGAGCGTGCAGATCACCTGCGAGGGGTTGATCACCTGAATACGGGAATCAGCCTGGATATCGGCCGCCGTCACTTCGCCCTGGCGGGTGACGTCGATCGAAAGGCGCACCGTATCGCGGGACTGGGAAACGATGAGCACCTTCTTGAGGTTCAGCACGATGTCGGTGACGTCTTCGACGACGCCATCGATGCTTTGAAACTCGTGTTGGAC is part of the Verrucomicrobiota bacterium JB022 genome and harbors:
- the rplQ gene encoding 50S ribosomal protein L17 encodes the protein MRHRNHRFILGRKKEHREALIANLAAALLRHGKIQTTLVKAKALRPFVERIISMAKRAKQAPTPERALYLRRLAIARVRDKEAIAMLFNEKVDEFMNRPGGYTRIYKLGQRRGDAAEMALIQLISADDEGYSKSRKKGSAKPKAVKAASEEAAPVATAEAETVATAEEAPAEASAEEKKAE
- a CDS encoding DNA-directed RNA polymerase subunit alpha codes for the protein MAIRLGKFQLPNRLVKEEETATETYAKFTAEPFETGYGHTIGNGLRRVLLSSIEGAAIASVKIEGVQHEFQSIDGVVEDVTDIVLNLKKVLIVSQSRDTVRLSIDVTRQGEVTAADIQADSRIQVINPSQVICTLDKPQRFLAELEVKIGRGYVPGEDNKSEDQPIGVIAIDSLYSPVRLVKYTVENTRVGQMTDFDKLILEIWTDGRITPDECIKQAAAILRHHLDVFDKVSEESVEFENEQSEVSEEQNKLRKLLNMSVNEIELSVRAANCLNNANITTVGELAMKSEQEMLKYRNFGKKSLNEIKAKLEQLGLSLGMKIDERLLESRNEF
- a CDS encoding citrate synthase, translating into MPTPSDAQPSPSSLTGQPVAKITLEGQEYTYPVLVGTEGEKAIDTRKLRADTGYITFDEGYGNTGSCLSNITFIDGEKGILRYRGYPIDQLAEGASFLSAAYLIIYGELPTQDQLDGFRDKVRENANLHEDFKHHFQGFPPNSHPMAVLSSMLNSLGCYYPEMSSNDREKDLATFDAAAALLISKVRTIAAMTFRMHQGMPFVYPRRDLRYVENFLHMMFTEPYSLYEPIPEVTRALDLFLLLHADHEQNCSTSTVRMVASGGANLFASVSAGVCALWGPLHGGANSAVIRMLSDIHASGDDGSRFIEAAKNGKARLMGFGHRVYKNFDPRAQIFAKAAEDLLKALGKKDPLLDIAKRLQEAALEDPYFIDRKLYPNVDFYSGIVLRAIGIPVDMYTVMFAIGRMPGWIANWREVTETSKRIHRPRQIYTGHTKRDFQAMEERNAYHR
- a CDS encoding alpha/beta hydrolase; this translates as MKTSFLAFALLLLICSPQYLAAEETIPLGNAGPEAAKTEIVTRMHGSEVVRNVTQPSLLAYRPEKPNGTAVVVAPGGALMFLAINHEGRWLAQWLQKRGITAFVLKYRTIPTPTEHEAFEREMGQLFGGDRNPDTLARIHEQSLLSVADGQAAIAHIRQHAQEYAIDPHRIVMIGFSAGGAVTAGTALQPDAETRPDYAALIYGAPSLADPEKVRLQWDQSPPVFMAVAADDGLVASSQIPFYQKLRAHDIQAELHIYAEGNHGFGMYEKGTTSDHWKDAFYWWLQAHQLADQPLYPATE
- a CDS encoding TM2 domain-containing protein — encoded protein: MDAEQWFWRSWCALGAALLAVLPVGGLQAVLALLGMWQELQVSEVDDKVALMASHLAPALQTAWIGLWTWHLGLLVLAFGFGFLRRRFPRRLSYGRESGLRYGFTLFLCLVLGQVGAHRFYVGRWGSGLVYVVLCALALVAFRWPSPWAFAFSATCLPGLLLWRAVDLVRVANERFRDAGGGYVMMRANRPVVPASAIPSF
- a CDS encoding methyl-accepting chemotaxis protein, translating into MKLQNKILLAAAVTVVVTIVSAIGTVYFIARENRVHEAQKTMQGMVIDAGKVRANMEELHRSGVIDLPAVVARTQAERPEVPIRDFYHETPLYTSIPIVATWTSIGRAAEEKGYDFRVVARPDLPARNEAYQAKAEDLPYFEQFAQGAESVFEEDKANERLVFAYPVTLTKGCLQCHGNPAQSASGDGKDLLGFPMEGMQVGDLKGAFIISAPLHDSAAVLDDIQHISLSGAVVLLVALVSFAYFNRRFIERPLVAAIEKMYNATRETSLATSEINRSTQDLADGASRQAAALEQTTASLEEMSSVTTRNAQSAQESSRLTSEARQAAQTGAADVERMTQAMADIQASSDNIARIVHSIDEIAFQTNMLALNAAVEAARAGEAGAGFAVVAEEVRSLARRSAQAARETSTLIEESVNRSRRGTEISSTLGASLQEIVRKVASVDTIVREISTASTEQKNGITQISQAMHDIDAITQSSAAMAEENAAASEELSRQVEALTESVEALEALTGLQLSQAHATPVKVAAAAPRKQPTKVLIQEEEAPLEFDHVEREHEKAPLFTGR
- the hisH gene encoding imidazole glycerol phosphate synthase subunit HisH, with product MNVSAQRKPDLAVIDYGMGNLRSVLRAWEKVGGAPRLVDHPDDIGAADALIFPGQGAIVDAMRRLQQTGFDRVIRDWTEADRPFFGICLGQQALFSHSEEGDVACLGILPGEVTRFRFPQDRSLKVPHMGWNAVEWRLRLPADESLAPAGDQFYFVHSYYTAPSQPEVVWGRTEYGGLEFCSAVNRGRLYATQFHPEKSQAKGLALYQGFLQSL
- a CDS encoding hydrogenase nickel incorporation protein HypA is translated as MLDLSTFFALLVGGCLLGIAALWLYYDRRDHEYYDLLRQRHAFHCVKCGTLYSLRQHEEVGKCPTCGFQNQRLRF